The Phaeodactylum tricornutum CCAP 1055/1 chromosome 8, whole genome shotgun sequence genome has a window encoding:
- a CDS encoding predicted protein, which produces MKTRFVGTHLWCWWWYLTLYTGSMHGKNPVGVVQAYIVAPARDSTWMRSRRRTLRSRARSFGPCPGLFERFNAETDTEYGPHGSDSRPVLVTRRNFLPTSLGIWGATVWATPTLVRATTDDDGDSINNNPMLYTKRTPNYAYEFQPPSNFQAGNKPLKTHLDEANFASSSSSAATYKKGYQFGITVDPVRIQSLADFGTPEEVAAKVVLAELKRDGVFDRPVPTAAAKHPRTTNWII; this is translated from the exons ATGAAGACTCGTTTTGTTGGCACGCACTTgtggtgctggtggtggtatCTGACTCTGTATACGGGGAGCATGCACGGGAAAAATCCAGTGGGCGTCGTACAGGCGTATATCGTCGCACCCGCAAGGGATTCGACTTGGATGAGATCGAGACGACGAACACTACGATCCAGAGCAAGGTCCTTCGGGCCGTGCCCCGGACTTTTCGAGCGGTTCAATGCCGAGACGGACACGGAGTATGGCCCACACGGCAGTGACAGTCGGCCCGTACTCGTTACGCGACGAAACTTTCTACCTACCAGTCTCGGCATTTGGGGGGCGACGGTTTGGGCGACTCCCACGCTCGTCCGGGCCACtacagacgacgacggcgacagtatcaacaacaacccaATGTTGTATACCAAACGCACCCCAAACTACGCGTACGAATTTCAACCACCTTCCAATTTCCAAGCCGGCAACAAGCCACTCAAAACACActtggacgaagccaactttgcgtcgtcgtcatcgtccgcGGCGACGTACAAAAAGGGGTACCAGTTCGGTATCACCGTGGACCCCGTCCGTATCCAGTCACTCGCCGATTTTGGTACACCCGAAGAGGTGGCGGCCAAGGTGGTCCTGGCCGAACTCAAACGTGACGGCGTCTTTGAT CGCCCCGTACCAACCGCAGCAGCCAAGCATCCTCGTACTACCAACTGGATTATTTGA
- a CDS encoding predicted protein, which produces EAAPAAKTVFDLKLVGYDAKAKIKVIKEVRSIAGLGLKEAKELVEGAPKTIQKDLKPELAEELKAKLEEIGAQVELV; this is translated from the coding sequence GAAGCCGCTCCGGCGGCCAAGACCGTGTTTGATTTGAAACTCGTTGGATACgacgccaaggccaagatcaAAGTGATCAAGGAAGTTCGGTCGATTGCCGGATTGGGACTGAAAGAAGCCAAAGAATTGGTGGAAGGTGCTCCGAAAACCATACAAAAGGATCTCAAGCCGGAACTAGCGGAAGAACTCAAGGCCaaactggaagaaattgGTGCCCAAGTGGAACTGGTATAA
- a CDS encoding predicted protein: MVPRIPIILVFAGWLGVLSTTAQRLTSFTLINAQTNQPIGLIEDNDLIDVQAVGASALSLRANINNNTTSVGSVRFFINGETSAVENVVPYALGGDTDGNYNAVPALVTPGSVMVRATLWSGPDGTGDQLQSVTLTLQVFVAGNADVPTLSPNTVAASTGGDVGRYPASPEGTVSGVRQVWHKVTLGFVGPNASETATPNPFTDYRLDVTFTSLDSPQSFTVPGYYAADGNAANTGASSGAVWLVHFAPDLDGNWAWEANFTTGTLVAQYGDGSSAGFFDGASGNFSVATSNKKGRDFRARGRLQYVGEHHLKFPNGEWFLKAGADSPENFLAYEDFDNTPNQGGRRKSWAPHTQDYTEGDPTWAGGKGKGMIGGTYREKIEMKRYGVYVEHAIPNSSRLLLRHQALNYLANKGMNAFSFLPMNIEGDDKNVFPYVSDAAGEDRMRIDVSKTAQWEVVFEHADHLGLFLHFKTQETENDRLLDNGSLGDERRLYYRELVARFGHHLALNWNLGEENRNTDMQRKAYTDYFKEIDPYQHPVVVHTFPRQKEAIYADLLGYSTFDGASLQSSPQLVFNDTLEWRTRSAAAGRKWVVANDEQGDAQTGVAPDDVDPTHDGIRENVLWGNLMAGGAGVEYYFGYRYANSDLTCEDWRSRDAMWDLSRYALEFFQNNTIEFWKMSNANDRVSNGWCLAHEDGTMMVVYLIDGGTASIDLAGSTGTTYTSKWFNPRTGGALQDGSVRSLNVGGTQSLGNAPDGAPGDWVVLITLDAAFVTPAPVNQPTSSPVVFPTQNSTQPPVVNASSVPTVSPISESVPSAAPVAAPIRAPTTATPILAPTNLPTALPSSSATTQSLRPTTLTSSAFSATKKLHPIFYLAMLFLSW, encoded by the exons atggtGCCACGGATTCCAATCATCTTGGTGTTCGCAGGGTGGCTGGGCGTGTTGTCGACCACTGCCCAACGCCTGACAAGCTTTACGCTCATCAACGCCCAAACCAATCAACCAATTGGACTCATTGAGGACAACGACCTCATTGATGTCCAAGCCGTGGGAGCGTCCGCCTTGAGTTTGCGCGCCAATAttaacaacaacacaacCAGTGTTGGTTCGGTTCGATTCTTCATCAACGGCGAAACAAGCGCGGTAGAGAACGTAGTGCCGTACGCCTTGGGTGGGGATACGGACGGAAACTACAACGCCGTCCCTGCCCTCGTGACGCCTGGATCGGTCATGGTGCGAGCCACACTCTGGAGTGGGCCGGACGGCACCGGAGATCAACTGCAATCGGTAACCCTCACATTGCAAGTGTTTGTTGCGGGTAACGCAGACGTGCCGACACTGTCGCCCAATACGGTAGCGGCATCCACCGGTGGCGACGTTGGAAGATATCCCGCCAGTCCGGAAGGAACTGTGTCTGGTGTTCGGCAGGTGTGGCACAAGGTGACTCTGGGCTTTGTCGGACCAAATGCCAGCGAAACCGCCACTCCGAATCCCTTTACCGATTATCGACTGGACGTTACGTTTACGAGTTTGGACTCGCCCCAGTCCTTTACGGTCCCGGGCTACTACGCCGCGGACGGAAACGCCGCCAATACCGGCGCGTCGTCTGGTGCCGTGTGGCTCGTACACTTTGCTCCCGACCTTGACGGGAACTGGGCCTGGGAAGCCAACTTTACCACCGGCACCCTCGTGGCCCAGTACGGAGACGGCAGCTCGGCCGGGTTTTTCGACGGGGCGTCCGGGAATTTCTCCGTCGCTACCAGTAACAAGAAAGGTCGAGACTTTCGTGCCCGAGGGCGACTCCAGTACGTCGGTGAGCATCATCTCAAATTCCCCAACGGCGAATGGTTCCTCAAGGCCGGCGCCGATAGTCCGGAAAACTTTTTGGCTTACGAGGATTTCGACAATACTCCCAATCAAGGGGGGAGGCGCAAGTCGTGGGCTCCCCACACGCAAGACTATACCGAGGGAGATCCCACTTGGGCCGGGGGTAAGGGGAAAGGAATGATTGGAGGTACGTACAGGGAGAAGATTGAAATGAAGCGGTACGGAGTTTACGTGGAACATGCGATACCTAACTCGTCCCGTTTGCTCCTCCGCCATCAAGCGCTCAATTACCTGGCGAACAAGGGTATGAACGCGTTTAGCTTTTTACCAATGAACATCGAAGGTGACGACAAAAACGTGTTTCCGTACGTTTCCGATGCCGCTGGGGAAGACCGAATGCGGATAGACGTTTCGAAAACGGCTCAGTGGGAGGTTGTATTTGAGCACGCGGATCATTTGGGGCTCTTTTTGCACTTCAAAACGCAAGAGACAGAGAACGATCGATTGTTGGACAACGGAAGCTTGGGCGACGAACGACGACTGTACTATCGCGAGCTCGTCGCGCGCTTTGGTCATCATCTTGCTTTGAACTGGAATTTGGGCGAGGAAAACAGAAATACGGATATGCAACGGAAAGCCTATACCGACTACTTCAAAGAAATTGATCCCTACCAGCACCCAGTTGTCGTACACACATTTCcgcgacaaaaagaagcaatCTACGCTGATTTACTTGGCTACTCTACTTTTGACGGGGCCTCGTTGCAATCTAGTCCACAACTTGTGTTTAATGACACTCTCGAGTGGCGGACCCGATCAGCTGCGGCTGGTCGGAAATGGGTCGTGGCAAATGACGAGCAAGGAGATGCTCAGACCGGAGTTGCTCCAGATGACGTGGATCCGACTCACGACGGCATCCGAGAAAACGTGCTCTGGGGAAATCTCATGGCCGGTGGTGCCGGAGTAGAGTATTACTTCGGTTATCGATACGCCAACTCGGATTTGACCTGTGAAGACTGGCGCAGTCGCGATGCCATGTGGGATCTTTCACGATACGCACTCGAATTCTTCCAGAACAATACTATTGAATTCTGGAAAATGTCGAACGCCAATGATCGAGTCTCCAATGGATGGTGTCTAGCTCACGAGGACGGTACAATGATGGTGGTATATTTGATTGACGGAGGGACCGCGTCTATCGATCTCGCAGGATCTACAGGCACAACCTATACCTCCAAATGGTTCAATCCTCGTACAGGAGGAGCTTTACAGGATGGTTCCGTGCGCAGTTTGAATGTTGGAGGTACCCAATCTCTAGGAAATGCTCCCGACGGTGCTCCCGGAGATTGGGTGGTACTGATAACCCTGGACGCCGCCTTTGTTACCCCTGCTCCAGTCAATCAACCTACTTCAAGTCCGGTTGTATTTCCAACACAGAATTCTACACAGCCACCAGTGGTAAACGCAAGCAGTGTGCCAACCGTAAGCCCCATCAGCGAATCTGTCCCATCCGCTGCTCCAGTCGCAGCACCTATCCGTGCCCCCACAACGGCTACCCCCATATTGGCGCCTACCAATCTCCCAACGGCATTGCCGTCATCAAGCGCTACAACG CAGTCTCTCAGGCCAACTACACTGACATCCTCCGCTTTCTCCGCAACAAAAAAGCTCCACCCTATTTTTTACTTGGCAAtgcttttcttgtcttgGTAA
- a CDS encoding predicted protein: MCGGGHVAWNPKGSGTGRRFLQSDAVPLAPRFRVRSCGRRLQTSAGRSNLSTAATAVASTPAQANSDTSTNSATASPRPIIWTTHRLNATQIATVDAIFHKLLWLDLFELGTLNDEINRRLGIVLTPKQSQALERQLLVRQARIDGQSLAGPGGPAAAPVEAAPVTFDLKLVGYDASAKIKVIKEVRSLAELGLKEAKEMVEGAPKVILKNLKPEQAEELKAKLEAAGGQVELV, from the exons ATGTGCGGTGGTGGACACG TGGCATGGAACCCGAAAGGCTCGGGAACAGGTCGACGGTTCTTGCAATCGGACGCCGTAC CGCTTGCCCCACGATTCCGTGTGAGAAGTTGTGGGCGCCGGCTCCAAACGTCGGCTGGGAGATCTAATTTGTCCACTGCTGCCACCGCCGTTGCCTCGACTCCAGCACAAGCCAATAGTGACACCAGTACCAATAGTGCCACCGCATCTCCTCGACCAATTATCTGGACGACGCATCGTCTCAACGCTACCCAAATCGCGACCGTCGACGCCATTTTTCACAAACTCCTCTGGCTCGATTTGTTTGAACTCGGCACGCTCAACGACGAAATAAACCGCCGATTGGGGATTGTCCTCACACCCAAACAGAGTCAAGCGTTGGAGCGGCAGTTGCTCGTACGGCAGGCTCGAATCGACGGACAATCCTTGGCGGGTCCCGGAGGACCCGCGGCGGCACCCGTCGAAGCCGCCCCCGTCACGTTCGATCTCAAACTCGTCGGCTACGACGCGTCGGCAAAAATTAAAGTCATCAAGGAAGTACGGTCTCTCGCTGAACTGGGACTcaaagaagccaaggaaatggTCGAAGGCGCGCCTAAAGTCATTCTCAAGAATCTCAAACCGGAACAAGCGGAAGAACTCAAGGCTAAACTGGAAGCAGCTGGCGGCCAAGTAGAACTCGTATAG
- a CDS encoding predicted protein produces the protein MADEIVHLNMLEMNELVNKIADHYGFDDTMLSPDDGADDGDGALDGLGGAAAAPVEEKKVFDLKLVSYDDKAKIKVIKEVRSLAGLGLKEAKEMVEGAPKVILKDIKKELAEECKAKLEEIGAVMEIV, from the coding sequence ATGGCGGACGAAATTGTTCACCTTAACATGTTGGAAATGAACGAACTAGTCAACAAAATCGCCGATCATTACGGGTTCGATGACACCATGCTCTCTCCCGATGACGGTGCAGACGATGGGGATGGGGCCCTGGATGGTCTCGgcggcgccgccgccgctcccgtggaagaaaagaaagtttTTGATCTCAAACTTGTCAGTTACGACGACAAGGCCAAGATTAAAGTCATTAAGGAAGTACGATCCCTCGCTGGATTGGGACTcaaagaagccaaggaaatggTCGAAGGTGCGCCCAAAGTCATTCTCAAGGACATCAAAAAGGAACTAGCGGAAGAATGCAAGGCCaagttggaagaaattggtGCCGTTATGGAAATTGTGTAA
- a CDS encoding predicted protein: MNRGGARLSLYWFWGACLCLCSLRLVAWDVSFLRFLSPVTLADYEFPEADLYVDPVIPVNPYPSPALAPLSIRGNTNTQAAEPKSQQAAESSHNQSESRSDNNTFQQTNIIPQGRQLRFPSVSDRLLRYLGNDWSLDRGPEAPVWRYARVDPNLVKLYPPSENHVIKVPTKLSLDAPFVVDMVAARWQLRELVTNRSVAATQQYFFNAVNSIFYGVDLQEWKYNRNAVPIFANMASPDAMEVSSIVRYPQWTWARRRDTNATESNTATAHRAGTDKVGNEPTPTSPPPQPILWNPFSSLRHRKQIMDSTTNTDVDWLQKQNEALLTQSCLSKPKCQSIATPLSIPSNIPHLLLTAAPRKGYRSKVLVLLPALDREELVRALLSQSVVLMPVPVTTSWLMEDQLEPWVHYVPLAADLSNLEGQMKWVWANDHAARRIAERATVWIHDLYFHENATKDNEYLQREILRRYKALFQPLTVSSDSTVGNDPIVKPRMSAPTIFTAGGQSASEIIAASRRVKADPQSNITGSATLKTAVCYKTLFGAVDLERFTQWVAYNHLLGFDHVFAWYLPGLRHYDGFDTLANLPYTIPILTEEKPGYEILHGSGDQRAVERLCLRETAKDYDWVMFADADEYLWFHENIGLKEFIHRYGGNNTYLSFGKKMYTRTHSVDDRDSGFGLDMYPFNAGPFCSVPPDTKGSSWSALRTKYSLSNPVCPMHFGRSKVIVQPRAHDRVGVHGTHYPRSDRKSIHYSVHVAHFKEWPKLFDEVDTRLQGRMNFTVFRNESLSIHALENGHQSNADGSYTIFYDDRLHDWFEFVAKRADTSNLGMTER, encoded by the exons ATGAACAGAGGCGGTGCTCGTTTGTCTTTGTATTGGTTTTGGGGAGCATGCCTGTGTTTGTGCAGTCTACGTTTGGTGGCGTGGGATGTTTCTTTTCTGCGCTTTTTGTCGCCAGTCACTCTCGCAGACTATGAGTTCCCTGAAGCTGACCTCTATGTCGATCCGGTTATCCCCGTCAATCCCTATCCAAGCCCCGCACTAGCACCACTTTCAATACGAGGAAATACAAACACCCAAGCAGCCGAGCCCAAATCACAACAGGCCGCCGAATCGTCCCACAATCAATCCGAGTCTCGCAGTGACAATAACACTTTCCAGCAAACGAACATTATTCCACAGGGTCGGCAGCTACGTTTCCCGTCCGTCTCCGATCGCTTGCTTCGGTACCTCGGGAATGACTGGTCCCTCGACCGAGGTCCGGAGGCTCCGGTGTGGCGGTATGCAAGGGTTGATCCCAATCTGGTGAAACTTTATCCTCCTTCGGAAAACCACGTTATCAAAGTCCCTACGAAACTGTCCCTGGACGCACCGTTCGTGGTCGACATGGTCGCCGCGCGGTGGCAATTGCGGGAGTTGGTCACCAACAGGAGTGTCGCCGCCACGCAACAATACTTTTTCAATGCCGTAAATTCCATTTTCTACGGAGTTGATTTGCAGGAATGGAAGTACAATCGAAACGCGGTGCCCATTTTCGCGAACATGGCGAGTCCGGACGCCATGGAAGTATCGTCCATAGTACGGTACCCGCAATGGACGTGGGCTCGACGGCGAGACACGAATGCAACCGAAAGCAATACAGCAACGGCCCACCGCGCCGGCACAGATAAAGTTGGCAACGaaccaacaccaacatcaCCTCCACCGCAACCGATTCTGTGGAACCCCTTTTCCAGCCTTCGGCACCGCAAACAGATAATGGACAGTACCACTAATACGGACGTGGATTGgctgcaaaagcaaaacgagGCACTTCTCACGCAATCTTGCCTGTCCAAGCCGAAATGCCAATCAATTGCCACCCCTTTGTCAATACCCAGCAATATACCCCACCTCCTATTGACTGCCGCACCCCGGAAAGGATACCGCTCCAAAGTGCTGGTCCTTCTTCCCGCTCTCGATCGTGAGGAGCTTGTTCGGGCATTGCTTTCCCAGTCGGTTGTACTGATGCCCGTTCCTGTTACCACTTCCTGGTTGATGGAAGATCAACTGGAACCGTGGGTACACTACGTTCCCCTGGCAGCGGATTTATCCAATCTGGAAGGACAGATGAAGTGGGTATGGGCGAACGACCACGCCGCCCGCCGCATCGCCGAGCGAGCTACCGTCTGGATTCACGACTTGTACTTTCATGAAAACGCAACCAAGGACAACGAGTATTTGCAGCGCGAGATCCTCCGCCGATACAAGGCCCTCTTTCAGCCACTCACCGTGTCTTCAGACTCTACTGTTGGCAACGATCCCATTGTGAAACCCCGAATGAGTGCGCCGACCATCTTTACCGCTGGAGGACAATCTGCCAGTGAGATTATTGCCGCATCTCGTCGTGTAAAGGCCGACCCGCAGTCTAACATCACCGGCAGTGCAACTTTGAAAACAGCCGTGTGCTACAAGACTCTGTTCGGTGCGGTAGACCTGGAGCGTTTCACCCAGTGGGTCGCCTACAATCACCTCTTGGGCTTCGACCACGTCTTTGCGTGGTACCTTCCCGGGCTGCGTCACTACGATGGTTTTGATACGTTGGCGAATCTACCTTAC ACGATACCAATACTAACCGAAGAGAAACCCGGCTACGAAATTCTTCACGGTTCGGGTGATCAAAGAGCAGTGGAGCGGTTGTGCCTTCGTGAGACGGCCAAAGACTATGACTGGGTCATGTTTGCGGATGCCGACGAGTATTTGTGGTTCCACGAAAACATTGGTCTGAAAGAGTTTATTCACAGGTACGGTGGAAACAACACGTATTTGTCCTTTGGTAAGAAAATGTACACAAGGACCCACAGTGTGGATGATCGCGACAGCGGATTCGGCTTGGACATGTACCCATTCAACGCTGGCCCGTTCTGCTCGGTACCGCCGGACACCAAAGGCAGCTCGTGGAGCGCACTACGAACAAAATATTCTCTCAGTAATCCCGTGTGTCCCATGCATTTTGGCCGTTCCAAAGTCATTGTGCAACCCCGAGCACATGATCGTGTGGGCGTGCACGGCACTCACTACCCTCGGTCCGACCGAAAGTCGATTCACTATTCCGTGCACGTAGCGCATTTCAAAGAATGGCCGAAACTGTTTGATGAGGTTGACACCCGATTACAAGGCCGTATGAACTTCACCGTCTTTCGTAACGAAAGTCTCAGTATTCATGCTCTCGAGAATGGTCACCAATCCAATGCGGATGGTTCCTATACCATATTCTACGACGACCGGTTACATGATTGGTTCGAGTTCGTGGCCAAGCGTGCCGACACATCGAATCTTGGAATGACGGAAAGATGA
- a CDS encoding predicted protein, with the protein MWRSSVHRMLQASTTSRKLPCCVSSRRLLSGSITYSGGQATEGQGGYYGSGGARVLPHDSATASGRSMMLALAQDVEKIQSVMTELEVLENLLRSEEETAQGSVTGKSIELKANIKKLMTAADVLESLNRLEVQGEPVWGLSTEEREMIVTAREKVNEC; encoded by the exons ATGTGGCGATCCAGCGTCCACCGGATGTTGCAAGCGTCCACAACTTCCAGGAAACTTCCGTGTTGTGTATCTTCGCGGCGCCTCCTGAGCGGATCCATTACG TATTCGGGTGGACAGGCTACGGAAGGGCAGGGCGGGTACTACGGGAGCGGAGGAGCCCGCGTACTTCCCCACGACAGCGCAACCGCGTCGGGTCGTTCGATGATGCTGGCACTGGCGCAGGACGTGGAAAAGATCCAGTCCGTCATGACGGAACTGGAAGTCCTGGAGAACTTGCTGCgttcggaagaagaaaccgcGCAGGGCTCCGTGACGGGCAAGTCGATCGAACTCAAAGCGAACATTAAGAAACTCATGACGGCCGCCGACGTGCTCGAGTCGTTGAACCGACTGGAAGTCCAGGGTGAACCGGTGTGGGGCTTGTCGACGGAGGAACGGGAAATGATCGTAACGGCGCGGGAGAAAGTGAACGAGTGTTGA
- a CDS encoding predicted protein has translation MGQSTRTSQNDSWVPRHFRHVSSTQTVPTCPHHRQFGVPTVGFPIHRRMLVALLLGVLGTASGDTNPFSYTASRAGTVSGTLRQWETITLALRGPPNSNNDSSASSNPRMDNRLDVTWAPEGSRSSLTVPGYLATTSTSTSSNTTNNSTTTNPETDGSVWLVHVTLESAGTWHWEASFRTGPNVAIRSMDNTDANIDTDTDTSTSGWGDRITGSIVVAQSAHEDEFASESAPGETFWELGKLEYVGAHHALFARGHGRWFLQSGVDLGSTLLRWLDYGTDDYPTESSTTTTSLPPGSAWLTRHQASFPISHHAPSWTHEMGNQAMGLLEYLARHGVNAIRLNVWDDTDASTSHQFLFAADQDPNSIRVSQLARWQVALEYAQRLGLALQIQLHGSDGPENESPDVTTEQRRKLYYRELVARYGHHLALSWHLGPAGPTSESRANDLRSIDAYQHTIVVDSTTTERDFPTHNLLGVDTVDSVVVPTPTRSLALTNTVVRDVTTWRDLSRARKHHWIVHTQHAYTPSASLPPQVRLRDDDEYVQNIRRNVVWGNLLAGGAGVEYGLREAIASNGADTLVDLERIWLYTRLALDFLQNLTPRIPFWYMVNENFRVTSSTAGALCLAQPRGDVMVLYFPKGGTARVHLPKGDDGTSYTIQWYDPRVGGELQTGSIASVQTVASTKVSLGTAPSVPHQDWVVLLRRVVAPIPVTPKTRNGPRPWWGVGMTLGTALVLLLTGVFVLYRYYGPSGRQRRGRWNTDAWYAPRSGRGRVSALSRRRGTTTRSNTSGSNSSANVNVSAHTFVPRTYDSHLRQGPPGRAGHGHSLV, from the coding sequence ATGGGACAGTCGACCCGTACTTCCCAGAACGACTCTTGGGTACCCCGGCATTTCCGGCACGTTTCTTCTACCCAAACGGTCCCGACATGCCCGCACCACCGACAATTTGGAGTCCCTACCGTAGGCTTCCCGATTCACCGACGGATGCTGGTGGCCCTACTGCTCGGGGTACTGGGGACGGCGTCCGGGGATACCAACCCATTTTCGTACACCGCCAGTCGAGCAGGGACCGTCTCGGGAACCTTGCGTCAATGGGAAACCATTACGTTGGCTTTGCGGGGACCTCCCAACAGTAACAACGACAGTAGCGCATCGTCGAATCCGCGCATGGACAATCGACTGGACGTGACCTGGGCTCCCGAAGGATCGCGCAGTTCGCTCACCGTTCCGGGATATCTCGCGACCACAAGTACCAGCACCAGCTCCAATACCACGAACAATAGTACTACGACGAATCCTGAGACTGACGGGAGCGTTTGGTTGGTGCACGTCACGTTGGAATCGGCCGGAACCTGGCACTGGGAAGCCTCCTTTCGAACCGGTCCCAACGTGGCTATCCGGAGCATGGACAACACCGACGCCAACATCGATACCGACACGGACACGAGCACCTCGGGCTGGGGGGACCGCATTACTGGATCGATCGTGGTGGCACAATCCGCACACGAGGATGAATTTGCGTCGGAAAGTGCCCCTGGGGAGACCTTTTGGGAACTAGGGAAACTGGAATACGTCGGAGCACACCACGCTTTGTTTGCTCGGGGTCACGGACGGTGGTTTCTGCAGTCCGGAGTCGACCTGGGCAGCACGCTGTTGCGTTGGTTGGACTACGGCACGGACGATTACCCCACCGAAAGCTctaccactactactagtcTCCCACCAGGCTCTGCGTGGCTAACACGTCACCAAGCCTCCTTCCCGATATCACACCACGCTCCGTCGTGGACTCACGAAATGGGGAATCAGGCCATGGGACTTCTCGAGTACCTCGCTCGACACGGGGTCAACGCCATTCGTCTGAACGTGTGGGACGATACGGACGCCTCGACATCCCACCAATTCCTCTTTGCGGCCGACCAGGACCCCAACAGTATCCGTGTCTCCCAACTCGCACGCTGGCAGGTGGCTCTGGAGTACGCGCAACGACTAGGCCTCGCACTACAGATTCAATTGCACGGCAGCGACGGTCCGGAAAACGAATCACCAGACGTTACTACTGAACAACGACGCAAGCTCTACTACCGTGAACTCGTGGCCCGTTACGGACATCATCTAGCCTTGTCGTGGCATTTGGGTCCCGCCGGACCCACGTCGGAATCGCGAGCGAACGATTTGCGTTCCATCGATGCGTACCAGCACACAATTGTGGTGGATTCCACCACGACGGAACGAGACTTCCCTACTCACAATTTACTGGGAGTCGATACCGTGGACAGCGTAGTCGTGCCGACACCGACCCGCAGTCTCGCTCTCACCAACACGGTAGTCCGGGATGTGACGACGTGGCGGGACTTGTCGCGAGCCCGCAAGCACCACTGGATCGTTCACACCCAACACGCGTACACTCCCAGTGCATCGTTGCCACCGCAAGTGCGGCTccgggacgacgatgaaTACGTGCAAAATATTCGCCGAAACGTCGTATGGGGCAATCTCCTGGCCGGTGGAGCGGGAGTGGAATACGGTCTGCGCGAGGCGATTGCGAGCAATGGTGCCGACACGCTCGTGGACCTGGAGCGTATATGGCTGTACACCCGATTGGCGTTGGATTTCTTGCAAAACTTAACCCCGCGGATCCCGTTCTGGTACATGGTGAACGAAAATTTTCGCGTCACGTCGTCGACTGCGGGGGCGCTGTGTTTGGCGCAGCCCCGAGGCGACGTGATGGTTTTGTATTTCCCCAAGGGAGGCACGGCACGAGTGCATTTGCCCAAGGGTGACGACGGGACGTCGTACACAATTCAGTGGTACGACCCTCGTGTCGGCGGTGAGCTCCAAACGGGTAGTATCGCGAGTGTGCAAACCGTAGCGTCGACCAAGGTGTCTCTTGGAACGGCACCCAGTGTACCGCATCAGGACTGGGTGGTCTTGTTGCGTAGAGTAGTCGCACCGATCCCCGTCACTCCAAAGACCAGGAATGGACCACGGCCGTGGTGGGGTGTAGGCATGACGCTGGGGACAGCGTTGGTGTTGCTACTGACTGGTGTGTTTGTACTCTACCGGTATTACGGTCCATCgggacgacaacgacgaggacggTGGAATACCGATGCCTGGTACGCCCCACGATCGGGACGGGGTCGTGTATCGGCACTGTCCCGACGACGGGGCACCACCACCCGTTCCAACACCAGCGGTAGTAACAGCAGTGCGAACGTGAACGTGAGTGCGCATACGTTCGTCCCACGCACGTACGATTCCCATCTCCGCCAAGGTCCACCGGGAAGAGCCGGCCACGGCCATTCCCTCGTGTAA